In Lepus europaeus isolate LE1 chromosome 9, mLepTim1.pri, whole genome shotgun sequence, the following are encoded in one genomic region:
- the CNDP1 gene encoding beta-Ala-His dipeptidase produces MLSSPAPPPGPLEKIGRYIDLHQDEFVQTLREWVAVESDSVQPVPRLRQELLRMMAMAADKLQRLGASVDSMDLGSQQLPGGQSLPLPPILLAELGNDPRKPTVCFYGHLDVQPAKQGDGWLADPYTLTEVDGKLYGRGATDNKGPVLAWINAVSTFHAVEQDLPVNVKFVLEGMEEAGSVGLEELVRREKERFFAGVDYTVISDNLWLSRRKPALTYGTRGNSYFLVEVKCRTQDFHSGTFGGILHEPLADLVALLGSLADSSGHILIPGIYDSVAPLTDDEKDMYKAVDLDLEEYRNSSQVEKFLFETKEEILMHLWRYPSLSIHGIEGAFDEPGAKTVIPGRVVGKFSIRLVPHMNVSVVEKQVKRHLEDVFSKRNSSNHMTVSMVVGLQPWLANTDDNQYLAAKRAIRTVFGREPDMIRDGSSIPIAKIFQDTLQKSVMMLPLGAVDDGEHSQNEKINRWNYIEGSKLFAAFFLELAKLH; encoded by the exons ATGCTCTCCTCGCCCGCGCCGCCCCCTGGCCCCCTGGAGAAGATCGGCCGGTACATCGACCTCCACCAGGATGAGTTTGTCCAG ACACTCAGGGAGTGGGTGGCCGTGGAGAGCGATTCTGTCCAACCCGTGCCTCGTCTCAGGCAAGAGCTGCTGCGGATGATGGCCATGGCTGCGGATAAGCTCCAACGCCTGGGAGCCAGCGTGGACTCCATGGACCTGGGTTCTCAGCAG CTGCCTGGCGGACAGAGCCTTCCTCTACCGCCCATCCTACTGGCTGAGCTGGGCAACGACCCGAGGAAACCCACTGTGTGCTTCTACGGCCACCTGGACGTGCAGCCTGCGAAGCAGGGCGACGGGTGGCTGGCAGACCCGTACACGCTGACGGAGGTGGACG GAAAACTCTATGGCCGGGGAGCCACAGACAACAAAGGCCCTGTCTTAGCTTGGATCAATGCTGTGAGCACCTTCCACGCAGTGGAGCAA GACCTGCCCGTGAATGTCAAATTCGTCCTTGAAGGCATGGAGGAGGCGGGCTCCGTGGGCCTGGAGGAGCTCGTTCGCAGAGAGAAGGAGCGCTTCTTCGCGGGCGTGGACTATACCGTGATTTCTGATAACCTGTGGCTCAGCCGGAGGAAGCCTGCACTCACCTACGGCACACGAGGAAACAGCTACTTCCTGGTGGAG GTGAAGTGCAGAACCCAGGATTTTCACTCGGGAACCTTTGGCGGTATCCTCCACGAGCCCTTGGCTGACCTGGTTGCTCTTCTTG GGAGCCTGGCAGACTCCTCCGGTCACATCCTCATCCCTGGAATCTACGACTCCGTGGCTCCGCTTACAGACGATGAGAAGGACATGTACAAGGCCGTCGATCTGGATCTCGAAGAATACCGCAACAGCAGCCAGGTGGAGAAGTTCCTGTTTGAGACCAAG GAGGAAATCCTGATGCACCTGTGGAGGTACCCAAGTCTTTCTATTCACGGGATCGAAGGTGCATTTGACGAGCCTGGAGCTAAAACAGTCATTCCTGGCCGAGTTGTAGGAAAATTTTCAATCCGCTTGGTTCCTCACATGAACGTGTCCGTGGTGGAAAAACAG GTGAAGCGGCATCTCGAAGACGTGTTCTCCAAAAGAAACAGTTCCAACCACATGACTGTTTCCATGGTGGTAGGACTACAGCCGTGGCTGGCAAATACAGACGATAACCAGTATCTTGCAGCAAAGAGAGCAATCAGAACAG TGTTTGGAAGAGAGCCAGATATGATCCGTGATGGATCGAGCATTCCAATTGCCAAAATATTCCAGGATACTCTTCAGAAGAGTGTGATGATGCTTCCGCTCGGAGCTGTTGATGACGGAGAGCACTCCCAGAATGAGAAGATCAACAG